One window from the genome of Cricetulus griseus strain 17A/GY chromosome 2, alternate assembly CriGri-PICRH-1.0, whole genome shotgun sequence encodes:
- the Rcc1 gene encoding regulator of chromosome condensation isoform X2, producing MQFGKVVCIRSSTQNFVKLGKHLFIAVLSLERKMPPKRIAKRRSPPEDAIPKSKKVKVSHRSHKTEPGLVLTLGQGDVGQLGLGESVLERKKPALVTVLQDVVQAEAGGMHTVCLSQSGQVYSFGCNDEGALGRDTSAEGSEMVPGKVELQEKVVQVSAGDSHTAALTEDGRVFLWGSFRDNNGVIGLLEPMKKSMVPVQVQLDMPVVKVASGNDHLVMLTTEGDLYTLGCGDQGQLGRVPELFANRGGRQGLERLLVPRCVLLKARGCRGRVRFQDAFCGAYFTFAISREGHVYGFGLSNYHQLGTPGTASCFIPQNLTSFKNSTKSWVGFSGGQHHTICMDSEGKAYSLGRAEYGRLGLGEGAEEKSIPTLISRLPIVSSVACGASVGYAVSKDGRVFAWGMGTNYQLGTGQEEDAWSPVEMTGKQLENRVVLTVSSGGQHTVLLVKDKEQS from the exons ATGCAGTTTGGCAAAGTTGTCTGTATTAGGAGCTCAACCCAGAACTTTgtcaagctaggcaagcacttgtTCATAGCCGTTCTGAGTCtg GAGAGGAAAATGCCACCCAAGCGCATAGCTAAGAGAAGGTCACCCCCAGAAGATGCCATCCCCAAAAGCAAGAAAGTGAAAG TCTCACACAGGTCTCATAAAACAGAACCGGGCTTGGTGCTGACACTGGGCCAGGGCGACGTGGGCCAGCTGGGGCTGGGTGAGAGTGTGCTGGAGAGGAAGAAGCCGGCCTTGGTAACCGTTCTGCAAGATGTTGTGCAGGCTGAGGCCGGGGGCATGCATACCGTGTGTCTGAGCCAAAGTGGCCAG GTCTACTCCTTCGGCTGCAATGATGAGGGTGCCTTGGGAAGGGACACATCAGCCGAGGGCTCAGAGATGGTCCCTGGGAAAGTGGAACTGCAAGAGAAGGTGGTCCAAGTGTCAGCAGGAGACAGTCACACAGCAGCCCTTACCGAAGATGGCCGGGTCTTCCTCTGGGGCTCTTTCCGG GACAATAATGGTGTGATTGGGTTGTTGGAGCCCATGAAGAAGAGCATGGTTCCTGTTCAAGTGCAGCTGGACATGCCTGTGGTAAAGGTGGCCTCAG GGAATGACCATTTGGTGATGCTGACGACTGAAGGAGACCTCTATACCTTGGGGTGTGGGGACCAGGGTCAGCTGGGCCGTGTGCCTGAGTTATTTGCCAACCGAGGTGGCCGTCAGGGCCTTG agcgactcCTGGTTCCCAGGTGTGTGCTGCTAAAAGCCAGGGGATGTCGGGGCCGTGTGCGGTTCCAGGATGCCTTCTGTGGTGCCTATTTCACTTTTGCCATCTCCCGTGAGGGCCATGTGTATGGCTTTGGCCTCTCCAACTATCACCAGCTTG GAACTCCGGGCACTGCATCTTGCTTCATTCCTCAGAACTTGACATCCTTCAAGAATTCCACTAAGTCCTGGGTGGGCTTCTCTGGTGGCCAGCACCATACAATCTGCATGGATTCAGAAG GAAAAGCATACAGCCTGGGCAGGGCTGAATATGGGCGGCTAGGCCTTGGGGAGGGTGCCGAGGAGAAGAGCATACCCACCCTCATTTCCCGGCTGCCCATCGTCTCCTCAGTGGCCTGTGGGGCTTCTGTGGGATATGCTGTGTCCAAGGATG GTCGTGTTTTTGCCTGGGGCATGGGCACCAACTACCAGCTGGGCACAGGGCAGGAAGAAGATGCCTGGAGCCCTGTGGAAATGACTGGCAAACAGCTGGAGAACCGAGTGGTCTTAACTGTGTCCAGTGGGGGCCAGCACACAGTCTTACTAGTTAAGGACAAAGAACAGAGCTGA
- the Rcc1 gene encoding regulator of chromosome condensation isoform X1: MQFGKVVCIRSSTQNFVKLGKHLFIAVLSLERKMPPKRIAKRRSPPEDAIPKSKKVKDPRNRGPAARSCQVSHRSHKTEPGLVLTLGQGDVGQLGLGESVLERKKPALVTVLQDVVQAEAGGMHTVCLSQSGQVYSFGCNDEGALGRDTSAEGSEMVPGKVELQEKVVQVSAGDSHTAALTEDGRVFLWGSFRDNNGVIGLLEPMKKSMVPVQVQLDMPVVKVASGNDHLVMLTTEGDLYTLGCGDQGQLGRVPELFANRGGRQGLERLLVPRCVLLKARGCRGRVRFQDAFCGAYFTFAISREGHVYGFGLSNYHQLGTPGTASCFIPQNLTSFKNSTKSWVGFSGGQHHTICMDSEGKAYSLGRAEYGRLGLGEGAEEKSIPTLISRLPIVSSVACGASVGYAVSKDGRVFAWGMGTNYQLGTGQEEDAWSPVEMTGKQLENRVVLTVSSGGQHTVLLVKDKEQS, encoded by the exons ATGCAGTTTGGCAAAGTTGTCTGTATTAGGAGCTCAACCCAGAACTTTgtcaagctaggcaagcacttgtTCATAGCCGTTCTGAGTCtg GAGAGGAAAATGCCACCCAAGCGCATAGCTAAGAGAAGGTCACCCCCAGAAGATGCCATCCCCAAAAGCAAGAAAGTGAAAG ACCCTCGTAACCGCGGTCCTGCCGCCCGCTCCTGCCAAG TCTCACACAGGTCTCATAAAACAGAACCGGGCTTGGTGCTGACACTGGGCCAGGGCGACGTGGGCCAGCTGGGGCTGGGTGAGAGTGTGCTGGAGAGGAAGAAGCCGGCCTTGGTAACCGTTCTGCAAGATGTTGTGCAGGCTGAGGCCGGGGGCATGCATACCGTGTGTCTGAGCCAAAGTGGCCAG GTCTACTCCTTCGGCTGCAATGATGAGGGTGCCTTGGGAAGGGACACATCAGCCGAGGGCTCAGAGATGGTCCCTGGGAAAGTGGAACTGCAAGAGAAGGTGGTCCAAGTGTCAGCAGGAGACAGTCACACAGCAGCCCTTACCGAAGATGGCCGGGTCTTCCTCTGGGGCTCTTTCCGG GACAATAATGGTGTGATTGGGTTGTTGGAGCCCATGAAGAAGAGCATGGTTCCTGTTCAAGTGCAGCTGGACATGCCTGTGGTAAAGGTGGCCTCAG GGAATGACCATTTGGTGATGCTGACGACTGAAGGAGACCTCTATACCTTGGGGTGTGGGGACCAGGGTCAGCTGGGCCGTGTGCCTGAGTTATTTGCCAACCGAGGTGGCCGTCAGGGCCTTG agcgactcCTGGTTCCCAGGTGTGTGCTGCTAAAAGCCAGGGGATGTCGGGGCCGTGTGCGGTTCCAGGATGCCTTCTGTGGTGCCTATTTCACTTTTGCCATCTCCCGTGAGGGCCATGTGTATGGCTTTGGCCTCTCCAACTATCACCAGCTTG GAACTCCGGGCACTGCATCTTGCTTCATTCCTCAGAACTTGACATCCTTCAAGAATTCCACTAAGTCCTGGGTGGGCTTCTCTGGTGGCCAGCACCATACAATCTGCATGGATTCAGAAG GAAAAGCATACAGCCTGGGCAGGGCTGAATATGGGCGGCTAGGCCTTGGGGAGGGTGCCGAGGAGAAGAGCATACCCACCCTCATTTCCCGGCTGCCCATCGTCTCCTCAGTGGCCTGTGGGGCTTCTGTGGGATATGCTGTGTCCAAGGATG GTCGTGTTTTTGCCTGGGGCATGGGCACCAACTACCAGCTGGGCACAGGGCAGGAAGAAGATGCCTGGAGCCCTGTGGAAATGACTGGCAAACAGCTGGAGAACCGAGTGGTCTTAACTGTGTCCAGTGGGGGCCAGCACACAGTCTTACTAGTTAAGGACAAAGAACAGAGCTGA
- the Rcc1 gene encoding regulator of chromosome condensation isoform X3 translates to MPPKRIAKRRSPPEDAIPKSKKVKDPRNRGPAARSCQVSHRSHKTEPGLVLTLGQGDVGQLGLGESVLERKKPALVTVLQDVVQAEAGGMHTVCLSQSGQVYSFGCNDEGALGRDTSAEGSEMVPGKVELQEKVVQVSAGDSHTAALTEDGRVFLWGSFRDNNGVIGLLEPMKKSMVPVQVQLDMPVVKVASGNDHLVMLTTEGDLYTLGCGDQGQLGRVPELFANRGGRQGLERLLVPRCVLLKARGCRGRVRFQDAFCGAYFTFAISREGHVYGFGLSNYHQLGTPGTASCFIPQNLTSFKNSTKSWVGFSGGQHHTICMDSEGKAYSLGRAEYGRLGLGEGAEEKSIPTLISRLPIVSSVACGASVGYAVSKDGRVFAWGMGTNYQLGTGQEEDAWSPVEMTGKQLENRVVLTVSSGGQHTVLLVKDKEQS, encoded by the exons ATGCCACCCAAGCGCATAGCTAAGAGAAGGTCACCCCCAGAAGATGCCATCCCCAAAAGCAAGAAAGTGAAAG ACCCTCGTAACCGCGGTCCTGCCGCCCGCTCCTGCCAAG TCTCACACAGGTCTCATAAAACAGAACCGGGCTTGGTGCTGACACTGGGCCAGGGCGACGTGGGCCAGCTGGGGCTGGGTGAGAGTGTGCTGGAGAGGAAGAAGCCGGCCTTGGTAACCGTTCTGCAAGATGTTGTGCAGGCTGAGGCCGGGGGCATGCATACCGTGTGTCTGAGCCAAAGTGGCCAG GTCTACTCCTTCGGCTGCAATGATGAGGGTGCCTTGGGAAGGGACACATCAGCCGAGGGCTCAGAGATGGTCCCTGGGAAAGTGGAACTGCAAGAGAAGGTGGTCCAAGTGTCAGCAGGAGACAGTCACACAGCAGCCCTTACCGAAGATGGCCGGGTCTTCCTCTGGGGCTCTTTCCGG GACAATAATGGTGTGATTGGGTTGTTGGAGCCCATGAAGAAGAGCATGGTTCCTGTTCAAGTGCAGCTGGACATGCCTGTGGTAAAGGTGGCCTCAG GGAATGACCATTTGGTGATGCTGACGACTGAAGGAGACCTCTATACCTTGGGGTGTGGGGACCAGGGTCAGCTGGGCCGTGTGCCTGAGTTATTTGCCAACCGAGGTGGCCGTCAGGGCCTTG agcgactcCTGGTTCCCAGGTGTGTGCTGCTAAAAGCCAGGGGATGTCGGGGCCGTGTGCGGTTCCAGGATGCCTTCTGTGGTGCCTATTTCACTTTTGCCATCTCCCGTGAGGGCCATGTGTATGGCTTTGGCCTCTCCAACTATCACCAGCTTG GAACTCCGGGCACTGCATCTTGCTTCATTCCTCAGAACTTGACATCCTTCAAGAATTCCACTAAGTCCTGGGTGGGCTTCTCTGGTGGCCAGCACCATACAATCTGCATGGATTCAGAAG GAAAAGCATACAGCCTGGGCAGGGCTGAATATGGGCGGCTAGGCCTTGGGGAGGGTGCCGAGGAGAAGAGCATACCCACCCTCATTTCCCGGCTGCCCATCGTCTCCTCAGTGGCCTGTGGGGCTTCTGTGGGATATGCTGTGTCCAAGGATG GTCGTGTTTTTGCCTGGGGCATGGGCACCAACTACCAGCTGGGCACAGGGCAGGAAGAAGATGCCTGGAGCCCTGTGGAAATGACTGGCAAACAGCTGGAGAACCGAGTGGTCTTAACTGTGTCCAGTGGGGGCCAGCACACAGTCTTACTAGTTAAGGACAAAGAACAGAGCTGA
- the Rcc1 gene encoding regulator of chromosome condensation isoform X4, protein MPPKRIAKRRSPPEDAIPKSKKVKVSHRSHKTEPGLVLTLGQGDVGQLGLGESVLERKKPALVTVLQDVVQAEAGGMHTVCLSQSGQVYSFGCNDEGALGRDTSAEGSEMVPGKVELQEKVVQVSAGDSHTAALTEDGRVFLWGSFRDNNGVIGLLEPMKKSMVPVQVQLDMPVVKVASGNDHLVMLTTEGDLYTLGCGDQGQLGRVPELFANRGGRQGLERLLVPRCVLLKARGCRGRVRFQDAFCGAYFTFAISREGHVYGFGLSNYHQLGTPGTASCFIPQNLTSFKNSTKSWVGFSGGQHHTICMDSEGKAYSLGRAEYGRLGLGEGAEEKSIPTLISRLPIVSSVACGASVGYAVSKDGRVFAWGMGTNYQLGTGQEEDAWSPVEMTGKQLENRVVLTVSSGGQHTVLLVKDKEQS, encoded by the exons ATGCCACCCAAGCGCATAGCTAAGAGAAGGTCACCCCCAGAAGATGCCATCCCCAAAAGCAAGAAAGTGAAAG TCTCACACAGGTCTCATAAAACAGAACCGGGCTTGGTGCTGACACTGGGCCAGGGCGACGTGGGCCAGCTGGGGCTGGGTGAGAGTGTGCTGGAGAGGAAGAAGCCGGCCTTGGTAACCGTTCTGCAAGATGTTGTGCAGGCTGAGGCCGGGGGCATGCATACCGTGTGTCTGAGCCAAAGTGGCCAG GTCTACTCCTTCGGCTGCAATGATGAGGGTGCCTTGGGAAGGGACACATCAGCCGAGGGCTCAGAGATGGTCCCTGGGAAAGTGGAACTGCAAGAGAAGGTGGTCCAAGTGTCAGCAGGAGACAGTCACACAGCAGCCCTTACCGAAGATGGCCGGGTCTTCCTCTGGGGCTCTTTCCGG GACAATAATGGTGTGATTGGGTTGTTGGAGCCCATGAAGAAGAGCATGGTTCCTGTTCAAGTGCAGCTGGACATGCCTGTGGTAAAGGTGGCCTCAG GGAATGACCATTTGGTGATGCTGACGACTGAAGGAGACCTCTATACCTTGGGGTGTGGGGACCAGGGTCAGCTGGGCCGTGTGCCTGAGTTATTTGCCAACCGAGGTGGCCGTCAGGGCCTTG agcgactcCTGGTTCCCAGGTGTGTGCTGCTAAAAGCCAGGGGATGTCGGGGCCGTGTGCGGTTCCAGGATGCCTTCTGTGGTGCCTATTTCACTTTTGCCATCTCCCGTGAGGGCCATGTGTATGGCTTTGGCCTCTCCAACTATCACCAGCTTG GAACTCCGGGCACTGCATCTTGCTTCATTCCTCAGAACTTGACATCCTTCAAGAATTCCACTAAGTCCTGGGTGGGCTTCTCTGGTGGCCAGCACCATACAATCTGCATGGATTCAGAAG GAAAAGCATACAGCCTGGGCAGGGCTGAATATGGGCGGCTAGGCCTTGGGGAGGGTGCCGAGGAGAAGAGCATACCCACCCTCATTTCCCGGCTGCCCATCGTCTCCTCAGTGGCCTGTGGGGCTTCTGTGGGATATGCTGTGTCCAAGGATG GTCGTGTTTTTGCCTGGGGCATGGGCACCAACTACCAGCTGGGCACAGGGCAGGAAGAAGATGCCTGGAGCCCTGTGGAAATGACTGGCAAACAGCTGGAGAACCGAGTGGTCTTAACTGTGTCCAGTGGGGGCCAGCACACAGTCTTACTAGTTAAGGACAAAGAACAGAGCTGA